From the Gramella sp. Hel_I_59 genome, one window contains:
- a CDS encoding DUF6048 family protein, with product MFRYFSSFILIFCTSLLSSAQEQSSTKDTVNYNEKYGIRVGVDISKPIRSVFDDNYSGIELVGDYRFYDNFYVSAELGNEKITFEGDNIQTLSNGSYIKLGGDYNAYENWLDMQNVIFVGVRYGFATFSQTLEEYTIYTSTDYYGVNTNTEEIESTGLTASWAEVMVGIKVEIINNLYLSANVQLKRRISQSEPNNLDNLAIPGFGRTYDASEFGAGFGYSISYMIPFYKKARN from the coding sequence ATGTTTCGATATTTTTCTAGTTTCATTCTAATATTTTGCACCTCACTCCTTTCAAGCGCTCAGGAACAATCCAGCACAAAGGATACCGTAAATTATAATGAGAAGTACGGGATTCGGGTTGGAGTCGATATTAGTAAACCCATAAGAAGTGTCTTTGATGATAATTATAGCGGAATTGAATTAGTTGGAGACTATCGTTTCTACGACAATTTTTATGTTTCTGCAGAACTCGGGAATGAAAAAATAACTTTCGAAGGGGATAATATTCAAACTCTATCCAATGGTAGTTATATAAAGCTGGGTGGAGACTACAATGCCTATGAGAATTGGCTGGATATGCAAAATGTCATTTTTGTGGGTGTTCGTTATGGTTTCGCCACTTTTTCACAAACACTTGAAGAATATACCATTTATACTTCGACAGATTATTATGGTGTAAATACCAATACTGAAGAAATTGAATCTACCGGACTTACGGCAAGCTGGGCTGAAGTTATGGTAGGTATAAAGGTAGAGATCATTAATAATCTATACTTATCTGCAAACGTACAGCTCAAGAGAAGAATTAGTCAGAGTGAACCAAATAATCTGGACAATCTTGCGATTCCCGGTTTTGGAAGAACTTATGATGCCAGCGAGTTTGGAGCTGGTTTTGGCTATTCTATTAGTTACATGATCCCATTCTACAAAAAAGCCAGGAATTAA
- a CDS encoding ZIP family metal transporter has translation MPESLYIYLLPILAVIAGYIISVFLKPGSSSGFKLLLAFSGAYLLAVTVLELLPEVYGSSNEDIGVFIMLGLLLQIVLEFLSKGAEHGHMHHNKDSAAFPITLLISLSIHSLLEGFPMDHDNHLLHGVVIHKIPVAAILSVFLVQSKLSKPKVFLFLALFAAMTPLGNWLKNNIPEIARYADEINGVVIGIFLHVSTTILFESSKNHSFNASKLGVIILGVLLAYFI, from the coding sequence TTGCCGGAAAGCTTATATATTTACTTGTTACCCATCCTGGCTGTCATCGCTGGTTATATCATTTCAGTATTTTTAAAACCAGGAAGTTCTTCAGGTTTTAAATTATTACTGGCATTTAGTGGAGCGTATCTTCTGGCAGTAACTGTACTGGAATTACTTCCAGAAGTTTATGGTTCTTCAAATGAGGATATTGGTGTATTCATCATGCTGGGACTTCTATTGCAGATCGTGCTGGAATTTTTGTCTAAAGGCGCCGAACATGGTCACATGCACCATAATAAAGATTCTGCAGCATTTCCAATTACACTCCTTATCAGCTTGAGCATACATTCTCTGCTTGAAGGTTTTCCTATGGATCATGATAATCATCTTCTACATGGTGTTGTAATCCACAAAATACCCGTTGCAGCAATTCTATCAGTATTCCTGGTACAGAGTAAACTCAGCAAACCAAAAGTTTTTTTATTCCTGGCTTTATTCGCTGCCATGACGCCCCTTGGAAACTGGCTTAAAAACAATATTCCTGAAATTGCCCGATATGCTGATGAGATCAACGGAGTAGTTATTGGTATTTTTCTTCATGTATCTACTACGATCCTATTTGAATCCTCAAAAAATCATTCCTTTAATGCTTCTAAACTGGGAGTTATAATATTAGGGGTTTTACTCGCTTATTTTATCTGA
- a CDS encoding DUF4268 domain-containing protein, producing the protein MFSHEESKKIRQEFWTSFGKEFPHKWLLYNTKMKEVQLKFSFTRKFAMVSLDIVDQDEFIRSYYFEKLESLKTVLKESYLPEIHYEKDYELPEGKTISRIFVMKEGVNIHRQKDWPAVKEFLGKNMLKLEEFFEDFSDYIKS; encoded by the coding sequence ATGTTTTCCCACGAAGAATCAAAAAAGATCAGACAGGAATTCTGGACCAGTTTCGGTAAAGAATTTCCGCATAAATGGCTGTTGTATAATACCAAAATGAAGGAGGTTCAATTAAAATTTTCCTTTACTCGAAAATTTGCAATGGTGTCGCTAGATATCGTGGACCAGGATGAATTTATAAGAAGTTACTATTTCGAAAAACTGGAATCCTTAAAAACGGTGCTAAAAGAATCTTATCTTCCCGAAATCCATTATGAGAAGGATTACGAATTACCTGAAGGTAAAACAATCTCAAGAATATTTGTAATGAAGGAAGGTGTGAATATTCATCGTCAGAAGGACTGGCCTGCCGTCAAAGAATTTCTTGGGAAAAACATGTTGAAGCTGGAAGAGTTCTTTGAAGATTTCAGTGATTATATTAAGAGTTAA
- a CDS encoding AraC family transcriptional regulator, with product MQSLVENQTSYTLNNAALHIFETHAQAEKVILEFGQPVLASMLKGKKIMHLKDKQAFDFLPGESLILPSREVMCIDFPEARSNKPTQCLAMAISEEKIKSVLCRMNEQMPKVDNLEWSLLDYNFHFTNDLGIYQILQRLMFLFTEEHPSKDLFVDNMLEELIIRILQTNSKKIYTEKSLGLATSNRLAYVVTFIRSNLSSNISISDLSRKACMSESNFYRVFKNELGVSPIDFINNERIKLAVSLLQDKKRSIKEIYRECGFESRSYFNRVFKSRKNMAPGDYQSRLQFDA from the coding sequence TTGCAAAGCCTAGTAGAAAACCAAACCTCTTATACTCTCAATAATGCCGCGTTACATATTTTCGAGACTCATGCTCAAGCTGAAAAGGTAATTCTTGAGTTCGGTCAACCGGTTCTTGCCAGTATGCTAAAAGGTAAAAAGATTATGCATTTAAAAGATAAGCAAGCTTTTGACTTTCTGCCTGGGGAGTCTCTTATCCTCCCGTCACGGGAAGTTATGTGCATAGATTTCCCTGAGGCAAGGTCGAATAAACCTACGCAATGTCTTGCCATGGCTATTTCCGAAGAAAAAATTAAAAGTGTGCTATGCAGAATGAATGAGCAAATGCCTAAGGTTGATAATCTTGAATGGAGTCTTCTGGATTATAATTTCCATTTTACCAACGATCTTGGGATCTACCAGATTTTACAAAGATTGATGTTCTTGTTTACCGAAGAGCATCCTTCCAAAGATCTTTTCGTTGATAATATGCTGGAAGAACTAATTATCCGAATTCTTCAAACAAACTCAAAGAAGATCTATACTGAGAAAAGTCTTGGTTTAGCGACCAGCAACCGGCTAGCGTATGTTGTAACATTTATAAGGTCTAATTTAAGTTCTAATATTTCTATAAGTGATTTGAGCAGGAAGGCTTGTATGAGTGAATCCAATTTCTATCGTGTGTTTAAGAATGAATTAGGAGTTTCACCTATTGATTTTATAAATAACGAGAGAATTAAACTTGCAGTAAGCCTTTTACAAGACAAAAAGAGAAGTATCAAGGAAATATATCGGGAATGTGGTTTTGAGAGCCGCTCGTATTTTAACCGGGTCTTTAAATCAAGAAAAAACATGGCTCCTGGAGATTATCAATCCAGATTACAATTTGACGCTTAG
- a CDS encoding class I SAM-dependent RNA methyltransferase encodes MDNYRMIAKTLFGFESILAKELLDLGAMDIKEGNRMVSFVGDKGFMYKANLCLRTAIKVLKPYESFTANSEQELYDNIKKLPWEKFLDVEGSLAIDSAVHSEIFTHSQYVALKSKDAIVDRFREKFGKRPDVDLDFPDLRINIHIENNFCNVSFDSSGDSLHKRGYRTATNIAPINEVLAAGMLLMSGWDGQCDFLDPMCGSGTIPIEAAMIACNIPPNLNRKEFAFEKWNDWDEDLYEKIEASAMKKVRDFHFKIRGYDKAPSAVMKAKDNVTNANLGDFIEIEQKSFFESVKQNEGYLHMLFNPPYGERLEIDIEDFYGKIGDTLKQGYPGTHAWFIATNFDAIKSVGLRASRKIKLYNGPLEGRLLKYVLYEGSKKKSKQED; translated from the coding sequence ATGGATAACTACAGAATGATCGCCAAGACTTTGTTTGGCTTCGAATCGATATTGGCAAAAGAACTTTTGGATCTTGGTGCAATGGATATCAAGGAGGGTAATCGAATGGTGAGTTTTGTTGGCGATAAAGGCTTTATGTACAAAGCCAATTTATGTCTTCGTACCGCTATTAAAGTTTTGAAGCCATACGAGAGCTTCACCGCAAATTCTGAACAGGAACTTTACGATAATATTAAAAAGCTACCATGGGAGAAATTTTTAGATGTTGAAGGTAGTCTTGCTATAGACTCTGCTGTTCATTCTGAAATATTCACCCATTCGCAGTATGTAGCATTAAAATCCAAGGACGCAATCGTAGACAGATTCAGGGAGAAATTTGGTAAAAGACCAGATGTAGATCTCGATTTTCCAGATCTAAGAATTAACATTCATATCGAGAATAACTTCTGTAATGTATCTTTTGACAGTTCAGGTGATAGTCTTCACAAACGCGGTTATAGAACTGCAACAAATATTGCGCCTATTAACGAAGTGCTGGCCGCGGGAATGTTGCTAATGTCTGGATGGGATGGACAATGTGATTTTCTGGATCCAATGTGCGGTAGTGGAACAATCCCAATCGAGGCTGCTATGATCGCGTGTAATATTCCGCCAAACCTAAACCGAAAGGAATTTGCATTCGAAAAATGGAATGACTGGGATGAAGATCTTTATGAAAAGATTGAAGCTTCAGCAATGAAGAAGGTGCGTGATTTCCATTTCAAGATTAGAGGTTATGATAAAGCTCCTTCCGCAGTAATGAAAGCTAAGGATAACGTAACAAACGCCAATCTGGGCGATTTTATTGAAATTGAACAGAAGAGCTTTTTCGAAAGTGTAAAGCAAAATGAGGGTTATCTTCATATGCTTTTTAATCCACCGTACGGTGAGCGACTTGAGATCGATATTGAAGATTTCTACGGAAAAATAGGGGACACCTTAAAACAAGGATATCCTGGTACCCATGCCTGGTTTATTGCTACTAATTTTGATGCGATAAAAAGTGTTGGGCTAAGAGCTTCCAGAAAGATAAAACTCTATAACGGACCGCTTGAAGGACGTCTTCTGAAATATGTACTTTACGAAGGTTCGAAGAAGAAGAGTAAGCAGGAGGATTAA